DNA from Pelobacter propionicus DSM 2379:
TAGTGTCTTTCCAAAAGGTTACGGGTTCTGTCCAGGTATTGACCCGAAATGTCGTGGGAATTGCGAGGAGCGAGATACCGGCAAACAGGAAAATTGTGGGAATTCGCTGTAGATAACGACTTGACGCAATTGAAACCAAAAGCGCGAAACCAACCATCGGGATATAGACATATCGCTCAGCGTATGGTGTCCAGGCAAGCCTGCCAATCATCGCGTAGAGGGGGGGAACCAGCGCCGTAACCATCAGGGCGATGGGAAAACGAAGATCCCTCCTGATAAAGAAGAGAGCGGTCAATACTACGAAAAACAATGCAAACAGGATCAGGCAGGAGGAACTATTTATTGATGAAATAACAAAACTCAAGGGAAAGGGATAGAGCATCTTCTTGACGTAAAAACCAGTTGCCGCCATGCAGTGGGCAAGCATGGCGCCTATACCGACATGGGCGGAAGCAGCCAGTGAGTCGCCGATCCCCTTATCAACGGCGATATGCAGGCCGTTTCTCAGAAAGAGATAGAACAGCAGCGACAGCATGAGGGATGCCATGATTGCCAGCGCCCTGATCTGCGTAAGTATCTTGCGCTCATTGAAGATAAATACAACTGCCGCTGCCGGGAACAGAAGCGATGACTCTTTGGAGAGCATCGAGCAGAGAAACATCAGGGACAGCGGAACCAGGAAAGAGACAGTATCGGATGCCGCCTGACGTACTAACAGCAACAGGCTGGCCAGCATGAAGAAACAACAGAGCAGATCATAACGGGAGGAAATCCATATAACCGCCTCGGAGTTAACCGGGTGCAGTCCGAACATAAAAGCCGCAACCATGGCGCTCCGCTGCCTGACTGCATCATCATGTGTCAACCGCAGCGCCACACAGTAGACCAGCACCGAGTTGCAGACATGGATCAAAATATTGGCAAAATGCATTGCAACCGGATCACCGCGAAACAGTCTCATATCCAGAAAAAAGGAGAGATAGGCAAGAGGGCGAAAGTATGTCGGACCGTCTCCGGAGAAGAACAGGGAAAATGACGGTTCAGTCCCCCTGATTGAGTTAATCAAGGTCATATCATCGAGAACAAGCGCTCCGGTTCTGGTTGCCTTAAGGTAAGCGGCAAACACAGCCAGAGATATCAATAGTATGACTTTCGTGTTTACTTTGTTTTTATTTTCAGCTCCAAGTAACACACAGACACCTTTTTACTCAAACACGAAAGAACCATTCAATTTCAAGGCATCATGGCTGGCCTCACTCAAGCCAGAACAATCGCATCACCAGGTGAAATTGTCATCGACTCCAGAGTTCCGGCGGGAAGTTCAAGCACGCTTGAGGATGACAGGAAAATACGTGTCAAGCGATTTGGAGGGAGGTTATTTCTGACAGCAACAACCTTGTTTTCACCGTTAAGAAACATGACATCAATGGAGAATTTCATGCCGAAAGTATGAACCCCCTTGCAAGGATGTATTAACAATCCTTCGCCCGCGGGAAGCGAATCCCTGCCCAGAAGCCCTCTCATTCTGGCCAAAGGACTTTCCGCCACCACAAGATTGGCAACGATGCACTCTCCGGTCGTTTCGTTAATCACTTTCATTGCGCTTTCCGTTTCTCAAAAACACCTCAGCCGCCCTCATGGTAGTGGGCGGCTGAGCGCAGGCACGAGAAATCATTTTTTTCCAAGCTTGACATAAATAAGAGCCAGCTCAACCGCGATAACCATCAAAACTATAGAGTTAAAGTCAATTGGCATTAGGTTCACCTCCTCCCTTGTATCATTTAAAGATATCCATAAGTTTGAAGAATGCCGGACCAATCAGAATGATCATCAATGCCGGGAAGATAAAAAGGATCAGGGGAAACAGTATTTTGATCGCCGTCTTTGCGGCTCGCTCCTCGGCGATCTGTCTCCGCTTGGTTCGCAGTGAATCGGAATGTACCCTCAAGGCCAGGCTCAGGCTTGTACCGAAGCGCTCGGTCTGCACCAGCATGGTGACAAAAGCCCGGACATCCTCAACATCCGTCCGCTCAGCCATGTCCCTCAAGGCATCGCCCCTCGGCTTGCCGGCACGGATCTCACGCGCCGCGATCTTCAGCTCTTCCGCAAGCGGATTGCCCTTGAATTGCGGGCTCTCGCAGGCGCGGTTGAGGGCCGCATCAATACCCAGCCCCGCCTCCACGCTCACGGTCAGTAAGTCAAGTATGTCCGGCAGGGTATGGAATATCTCGGTCTTACGATTGTTCACCTTGTACATGAGCCAGCCACTGGGCAACAGGAATCCGGCAATCGCAAGGCCCGTAGTATACAGGAGCGGTTCCGGTTCCATCAAAACCCCCTTTGGCAGAGCATACGTAAAGATGTAGATCCCCGGAAGGATCAGCGCCAGGGCCAACTTGCTTCCCAGGAACAGATACAGAGATTCCTTTCGAAAGCCCGCCGCCACCAACATCCTGGTGTATTTTGTCTGTTCCTTTGCAGCAACCGGAAGCTTTGCGCCCAGGTCTTCGATGGTAATCCTCCACCACGGCTTGTCCTCAGAGAAAGTGGTAGAAGCCTGCTTTTCGGGCATCATCTTTTCAAGGCGCTCCTGAAGTTCCCCCTTCTTTGTCAGCAAGGGATAAAGCGCCAGAGAAACAACCATTGCCACGGACAAAAAGATAAAACCTGTGATTACGATGAGCATGATAGCTTCCTTAAATCCGGATGTTTATGATCCGCCGGATGAACAGAAAACCGATGATCTGGGAGATAATCGCATAGGCGATGGCATAATGCCCCTTTGTCTCTTTCATAAAGACATCCTCATAGCCCGGCAACATGACGTACTGGAGGAAAAAGAAGGCAAAGATGGGCAGGGCAACCAGAATATACCCCGACATGCGTCCCTGCGCGGTATATACCTGCACCTGCCGCCTCAGCTTGATCCTCTCCCTGATGGTTGCGGCAAGCTTGTCCAAAATTTCGGACAGATTGCCGCCGCTTTCCGCGTGAATCGTTATGACCGTGACAAAAAAACGGAGATCAAGGCTATCCATCCTCTGCAGCATGCCGCCAAGCGCATCCGTGATCCTCAGCCCCAGCTTCTGCTGTTCATAGGCGGCCCTGAAGAGTCCGCCCAGCGGTTCCGGTGTCTCGCTTCCCACAAGCTCGACTGCGCTGGTCAGGGAATGCCCGGCCCTGAGCGATCGGGCGATCATGGTGAGAGCGTCGGGGAGCTGTTCCGTAAAGGAGCTGTACCTCTTTTTCCTGACATTCGAGACATAGACGCAGGCGCCCACAAGAACGCAGGCAGCCACAAACGCCGCAAACAGGAGGCTGGGCCTGAATATGAACGCGACAAGGAAACTCAGTAAAACAGCCAAGACAATCACAAGCAGAAAGGTAAGCGGCTGAATCTTGAATCCGCATTGGTCAAGATAGATGTCCAAGCGCTTCATGAACGGAATGCGGCTGACAAAAGTCTCGAACGGTGTCGCCTCTTTCAGCAGTTCCGCGCGGAGATCTTCAGGAATGCTCTCGTATCTGGCATCCAGGGACATCCGCCGCAAACGTCTCTTCAACTCGGCGGCGGGAGACTCTTTCACGGCGGTAAGCCAGAAATAGATAGCCATCACCGCGACAAACACCGCAAAAAAAGCCAGAAAGACAGCAAGTAACACTGGTCACCACCTACCTTTCAAAAATTCCAGCCGGAAGATCGAAACCATAGACCTTGAAGCGTTCAGCGAAACGTGGCCGGACTCCGGTCGGTCGGTACGTACCCACGATATTCCCGTCACTGTCGACCCCCTTCTGATCGAAAACGAAAATATCCTGCATGACAATGGTATCCCCTTCCAGCCCGTTGATCTCGGTCAGCTTGACGATCTTTCTCGTTCCGTCGGCAAAGCGGACCAGTTGCACGACGATGTTTATTGCCGACGCGATCTGTTCGCGGATAGCCTTCTGTGGCAGATCCATGCCAGCCATCAGCACCATGGTTTCCAGTCGCGCCATCGCGTCCCGGGTGGAGTTGGAGTGGATCGTGGAGAGCGAACCGTCGTGTCCGGTGTTCATGGCCTGGAGCATGTCCAGCGCCTCACCGCCGCGCACCTCGCCGATGATGATCCTGTCCGGCCTCATCCTGAGCGAGTTCCTGACAAGGTCACGCTGGGTAACCTCGCCCCTCCCCTCGATATTGGGCGGCCTGGTTTCCAGCCTGACCACATGCTCCTGTTTCAGGTGGAGTTCGGCGGAGTCCTCGATGGAGATGATCCGTTCCGTGGAAGGGATGTTTTCGGAGAGCACGTTCAGAAGCGTTGTCTTACCTGTACCGGTACCGCCCGATATCAGGATATTGAGACGGGTCTTCACCGCACCTTCAAGGATCTTGAACATCTTGTCGTCCAGTGCCCCCAGGCGCAACAGATCACCAATTCTGAGAGGTTCGACACCAAAGCGACGAATGGAGAGGGCCGGCCCGTCAATGGCCAGCGGAGGAATGATGGCGTTGACGCGGGAGCCATCGGGCAGACGGGCATCCACATAGGGAGACGACTCGTCGATCCTCCTGCCAACCTTGGAGACGATCCTCTCGATGATCTGCAGCAGATGCGCGTTATCCCTGAATACAATATCGGTTTTGTGAAGCTTGCCGAAACGCTCCACATAGATATTCGAGCAGCTGTTTACCAGGATGTCCGAAATATCCGGGTCGGCCAGCAACGGCTCCAACGGTCCAAGGCCGAAGGTCTCGTGCTGGATCTCAATAATCAGACGTTCCTTTTCCTGCTGGTTCAGGGGAACACCTTCCTCGGCGATCAGGCTTTCGACGATGTAACCGATTTCCCGCGTCAGGTCATTGCCCCTGAGCTGTTCCAGCTTACTGATATCGACACGTTCAATCAGAGTTCGGTGAATTTTGGTTTTCAGCTCCTGGAAAAACGGAACGGAACCAGACACATTGATTCTTCCGGGGTCGGATGGATAGTTTTGGAATGGCATAAGGTCAACTCCAGCCGTTATGAGTTACAGGATGCATACGCTACTTCAGCAGTTCGGCCAGCTGAACTATGGCCTTACTGACCGCCGACCTGGGGTACAGCTTGACAATCGGCACCCCCTTATTGATTGATTCAACGACATCCTTGTACTCGTTGGGTATTGTGTGAAAGACCTTCCAGTCAAGGACCTTCTGGGCATCTTCAATGCTTATGTCGGCACGGGGAATAT
Protein-coding regions in this window:
- a CDS encoding glycosyltransferase family 39 protein encodes the protein MLLGAENKNKVNTKVILLISLAVFAAYLKATRTGALVLDDMTLINSIRGTEPSFSLFFSGDGPTYFRPLAYLSFFLDMRLFRGDPVAMHFANILIHVCNSVLVYCVALRLTHDDAVRQRSAMVAAFMFGLHPVNSEAVIWISSRYDLLCCFFMLASLLLLVRQAASDTVSFLVPLSLMFLCSMLSKESSLLFPAAAVVFIFNERKILTQIRALAIMASLMLSLLFYLFLRNGLHIAVDKGIGDSLAASAHVGIGAMLAHCMAATGFYVKKMLYPFPLSFVISSINSSSCLILFALFFVVLTALFFIRRDLRFPIALMVTALVPPLYAMIGRLAWTPYAERYVYIPMVGFALLVSIASSRYLQRIPTIFLFAGISLLAIPTTFRVNTWTEPVTFWKDTISKSPHFGTPHVLLAAELISTGRLDEAEQHILRARELGITKSKELNYASAVHTALLDARKRKQ
- a CDS encoding DUF192 domain-containing protein encodes the protein MKVINETTGECIVANLVVAESPLARMRGLLGRDSLPAGEGLLIHPCKGVHTFGMKFSIDVMFLNGENKVVAVRNNLPPNRLTRIFLSSSSVLELPAGTLESMTISPGDAIVLA
- a CDS encoding type II secretion system F family protein, with protein sequence MLIVITGFIFLSVAMVVSLALYPLLTKKGELQERLEKMMPEKQASTTFSEDKPWWRITIEDLGAKLPVAAKEQTKYTRMLVAAGFRKESLYLFLGSKLALALILPGIYIFTYALPKGVLMEPEPLLYTTGLAIAGFLLPSGWLMYKVNNRKTEIFHTLPDILDLLTVSVEAGLGIDAALNRACESPQFKGNPLAEELKIAAREIRAGKPRGDALRDMAERTDVEDVRAFVTMLVQTERFGTSLSLALRVHSDSLRTKRRQIAEERAAKTAIKILFPLILFIFPALMIILIGPAFFKLMDIFK
- a CDS encoding type II secretion system F family protein, translated to MLLAVFLAFFAVFVAVMAIYFWLTAVKESPAAELKRRLRRMSLDARYESIPEDLRAELLKEATPFETFVSRIPFMKRLDIYLDQCGFKIQPLTFLLVIVLAVLLSFLVAFIFRPSLLFAAFVAACVLVGACVYVSNVRKKRYSSFTEQLPDALTMIARSLRAGHSLTSAVELVGSETPEPLGGLFRAAYEQQKLGLRITDALGGMLQRMDSLDLRFFVTVITIHAESGGNLSEILDKLAATIRERIKLRRQVQVYTAQGRMSGYILVALPIFAFFFLQYVMLPGYEDVFMKETKGHYAIAYAIISQIIGFLFIRRIINIRI
- a CDS encoding CpaF family protein; the protein is MPFQNYPSDPGRINVSGSVPFFQELKTKIHRTLIERVDISKLEQLRGNDLTREIGYIVESLIAEEGVPLNQQEKERLIIEIQHETFGLGPLEPLLADPDISDILVNSCSNIYVERFGKLHKTDIVFRDNAHLLQIIERIVSKVGRRIDESSPYVDARLPDGSRVNAIIPPLAIDGPALSIRRFGVEPLRIGDLLRLGALDDKMFKILEGAVKTRLNILISGGTGTGKTTLLNVLSENIPSTERIISIEDSAELHLKQEHVVRLETRPPNIEGRGEVTQRDLVRNSLRMRPDRIIIGEVRGGEALDMLQAMNTGHDGSLSTIHSNSTRDAMARLETMVLMAGMDLPQKAIREQIASAINIVVQLVRFADGTRKIVKLTEINGLEGDTIVMQDIFVFDQKGVDSDGNIVGTYRPTGVRPRFAERFKVYGFDLPAGIFER